One segment of Micromonospora parathelypteridis DNA contains the following:
- the panB gene encoding 3-methyl-2-oxobutanoate hydroxymethyltransferase: MVESTPNEVTALYGGPATRRVRTRDLIAAKERGERWPMLTSYDQYTASIFDQAGVPVLLVGDSAANNVFGYETTLPVTADELLPLVRAVVRATRQALIVGDLPFGSYEEGPAQALRTAVRFMKEGGCHAVKLEGGRRCAAQIAAIVGAGIPVMAHIGFTPQSEHTLGGYRVQGRGDTADEVLADARAVTEAGAFAVVLEMVPGEVAKRITHELPIPTVGIGAGPDTDAQVLVWQDMAGLRTGKAPRFVKRYADLAGTLTDATRRFADEVRGGEFPTAEHTF; encoded by the coding sequence ATGGTGGAGTCCACTCCGAACGAGGTGACCGCGCTGTACGGCGGACCGGCCACCCGTCGGGTCCGCACCCGCGACCTGATCGCCGCCAAGGAGCGCGGCGAACGGTGGCCGATGCTCACCTCGTACGACCAGTACACGGCGTCGATCTTCGACCAGGCCGGCGTCCCGGTGCTGCTGGTCGGCGACTCGGCCGCGAACAACGTCTTCGGCTACGAGACGACCCTGCCGGTGACCGCCGACGAACTGCTTCCGCTGGTACGGGCCGTGGTACGCGCGACCCGGCAGGCACTGATCGTCGGTGACCTGCCGTTCGGCTCGTACGAGGAGGGTCCGGCCCAGGCGCTGCGCACCGCCGTCCGGTTCATGAAGGAGGGTGGCTGCCACGCGGTGAAACTGGAGGGTGGTCGCCGCTGCGCCGCGCAGATCGCCGCGATCGTCGGTGCCGGCATTCCGGTGATGGCGCACATCGGATTCACCCCGCAGAGCGAGCACACCCTGGGCGGCTACCGCGTGCAGGGCCGGGGCGACACGGCCGACGAGGTGCTCGCCGACGCACGGGCGGTGACGGAGGCGGGCGCGTTCGCGGTGGTGCTGGAAATGGTGCCCGGCGAGGTGGCCAAGCGGATCACGCACGAACTGCCGATCCCCACGGTCGGCATCGGCGCCGGCCCGGACACCGATGCGCAGGTGCTGGTCTGGCAGGACATGGCCGGACTGCGCACCGGCAAGGCGCCACGCTTCGTCAAGCGGTACGCGGACCTGGCCGGCACCCTCACCGACGCCACCCGCCGTTTCGCCGACGAGGTCCGAGGCGGCGAGTTCCCGACCGCCGAGCACACCTTCTAG
- the npdG gene encoding NADPH-dependent F420 reductase: MAYDASTLPDVSELTVGIIGGTGDQGRGLAYRFARAGHTVLIGSRSAERAAESAAEIAALPGIPADGSVTGAANDEVARRSDVVIIAVPWDGHAATVAALAEPLAGRIVVDCVNPLGFDKQGPYALTVAEGSAVQQAAALLPDSRVCAAFNHVSAPLLADPEIDRIDLDVLICTEDRELVDIVGALAARIPGMRGIYAGRLRNAHQIEAFTANLIAINKRYKAHAGVRVTDI; this comes from the coding sequence ATGGCATACGACGCGAGCACGCTGCCCGACGTGTCTGAACTGACGGTCGGCATCATCGGTGGCACCGGCGACCAGGGGCGCGGACTCGCCTACCGGTTCGCGCGGGCCGGTCACACGGTGCTGATCGGCTCCCGGTCCGCCGAGCGGGCCGCCGAGTCCGCAGCCGAGATCGCCGCCCTGCCCGGGATCCCGGCCGACGGCAGCGTCACCGGTGCGGCCAACGACGAGGTGGCCCGCCGAAGCGACGTGGTGATCATCGCGGTGCCGTGGGACGGGCACGCCGCCACCGTCGCCGCCCTTGCCGAGCCGCTCGCCGGCCGGATCGTCGTCGACTGCGTCAACCCGCTGGGCTTCGACAAGCAGGGCCCGTACGCGTTGACCGTCGCCGAGGGCAGCGCCGTGCAGCAGGCCGCCGCGTTGCTACCCGACTCCCGGGTCTGCGCGGCGTTCAACCACGTCAGCGCACCGCTGCTCGCCGACCCCGAGATCGACCGGATCGACCTGGACGTGCTGATCTGCACCGAGGACCGCGAGTTGGTCGACATCGTCGGCGCGCTCGCCGCCCGGATCCCCGGGATGCGCGGCATCTACGCCGGCCGGTTGCGCAACGCCCACCAGATCGAGGCCTTCACCGCCAACCTGATCGCCATCAACAAGCGCTACAAGGCACACGCCGGCGTCCGCGTCACCGACATCTGA
- a CDS encoding RNB domain-containing ribonuclease codes for MVIRRVLAPRIDFGALRRELGLPEGFPTDAQREADEAAAAPPRPPVDRTDVPFVTVDPATSRDLDQAMHLSRRPGGGYRVRYAIADVAAHVTPGGALEAETWRRGQTIYLPDGNIPLHPRTLSEGAASLLPDDDRAAVIWTIDLDADGGTVAVELERALVRSRAKLDYTGVQAAADAGRLPDPIALLPEIGDRLTARGLRRGAINLPLPEQDLEPDGEGWRLVLRAPEPMEEHNAQISLLTGMAAADIMLAGRVGVLRTMPAPKPEAVQRLRAAAAPLGVHWPDGVHPGQVIANLDAAQPRAAAFIDQAAELMRGAAYTAFDGTIPEHPEHGGVAAAYAHVTAPLRRLADRYATEVCLALHAGRPVPDWAHAALPRLPEVMASTDRTASAAARGAVELAEAVLLAHREGETFDAAVLDVDAPPNGRSRPRPPGGTVALDAPPVRGRCLGQLPLGERVRVRLVTADPAARTVLFELA; via the coding sequence GTGGTCATCCGACGCGTACTCGCGCCCCGCATCGACTTCGGCGCGCTGCGCCGCGAGCTCGGCCTGCCCGAGGGTTTCCCGACCGACGCGCAGCGTGAGGCCGACGAGGCTGCCGCGGCACCGCCGCGGCCGCCCGTCGACCGCACGGACGTACCGTTCGTCACGGTCGATCCGGCCACCTCCCGGGACCTGGACCAGGCGATGCACCTCTCCCGCCGTCCGGGTGGCGGCTACCGCGTGCGGTACGCGATCGCCGACGTCGCCGCCCACGTCACCCCGGGCGGCGCCCTGGAGGCGGAGACCTGGCGGCGAGGGCAGACCATCTACCTGCCCGACGGGAACATCCCGCTGCATCCACGGACCCTCAGCGAGGGCGCCGCCAGCCTGCTGCCCGACGACGACCGGGCCGCGGTGATCTGGACCATCGACCTGGACGCCGACGGCGGCACGGTGGCCGTGGAGCTGGAACGCGCCCTGGTCCGCAGCCGGGCCAAACTCGACTACACCGGGGTGCAGGCCGCAGCCGACGCCGGTCGGCTACCCGACCCGATCGCGCTGCTGCCCGAGATCGGCGACCGACTCACGGCCCGAGGGCTGCGGCGGGGCGCTATCAACCTTCCGCTTCCCGAGCAGGATCTGGAGCCCGACGGCGAGGGCTGGCGGCTCGTGCTGCGCGCGCCGGAGCCGATGGAGGAACACAACGCCCAGATCTCCCTGCTGACCGGGATGGCCGCCGCCGACATCATGCTGGCCGGCCGGGTCGGTGTGCTGCGGACCATGCCGGCGCCGAAACCGGAGGCGGTGCAGCGGCTCCGCGCCGCCGCCGCACCGCTGGGCGTGCACTGGCCGGACGGTGTCCACCCGGGGCAGGTCATCGCCAACCTGGACGCAGCCCAGCCGCGCGCCGCCGCGTTCATCGACCAGGCGGCCGAGCTGATGCGCGGCGCCGCGTACACCGCATTCGACGGGACGATTCCGGAGCACCCGGAGCACGGCGGGGTGGCAGCCGCGTACGCCCACGTCACGGCGCCCTTGCGGCGCCTGGCCGACCGGTACGCCACAGAGGTCTGCCTGGCCCTGCACGCGGGCCGGCCGGTGCCCGACTGGGCCCACGCGGCGCTGCCCCGGCTGCCCGAGGTGATGGCGAGCACCGACCGGACCGCCTCGGCGGCCGCCCGGGGCGCCGTCGAGCTGGCCGAGGCGGTGCTGCTGGCGCACCGGGAGGGCGAGACCTTCGACGCGGCGGTGCTGGACGTCGACGCCCCGCCCAACGGCCGGTCCCGCCCCCGACCGCCCGGCGGCACGGTGGCGCTGGACGCTCCGCCGGTACGCGGCCGATGCCTCGGCCAACTGCCGCTCGGCGAACGGGTCCGGGTCCGACTGGTCACCGCCGACCCGGCAGCCCGCACGGTCCTGTTCGAGCTGGCCTGA
- a CDS encoding histone → MAETQQATKRPAARRTTAKKTAAAERNTAASRTTPVRKSTAGAKAAKAPARKAAGGAGRAPAKKTATAAKKAPAKKATTKTTTAAKKAPAKKTTTKTTTAAKKAPAKKTTTRTTTVAAKRAPATRKSTVAATRPPASATRKSTAAAKKTTSAAKKTASAAKKTTTSAAKKTTAAAKAPARKTATKASTVKRTAAKKTTATKTAAKKAPAKKAPAKKTASTRPSGGARKAPAKKAPAARVTGTSSTTARKAAAKKAPAKKTVAAKAPARKVTARKSPARPVAARATAPRSTRSAARKATG, encoded by the coding sequence ATGGCCGAGACACAGCAGGCCACCAAGCGCCCGGCCGCCCGACGCACCACCGCGAAGAAGACCGCCGCGGCGGAGCGGAACACGGCGGCGAGCCGGACCACCCCCGTCCGCAAGTCCACCGCGGGCGCGAAGGCGGCGAAGGCCCCGGCCAGGAAGGCTGCCGGCGGCGCGGGGCGCGCCCCGGCGAAGAAGACCGCCACGGCGGCCAAGAAGGCCCCCGCGAAGAAGGCCACGACCAAGACCACCACGGCGGCGAAGAAGGCCCCCGCGAAGAAGACCACGACCAAGACCACCACGGCGGCGAAGAAGGCCCCGGCGAAGAAGACCACCACCCGCACGACGACCGTCGCCGCGAAGCGGGCTCCGGCGACACGCAAGAGCACCGTCGCGGCGACGCGACCCCCAGCGTCCGCGACGCGAAAGTCCACCGCTGCGGCGAAGAAGACCACCAGCGCCGCGAAGAAGACCGCGAGCGCCGCGAAGAAGACCACGACCTCGGCGGCGAAGAAGACCACCGCCGCGGCGAAGGCGCCGGCGCGTAAGACCGCGACCAAGGCGTCCACCGTCAAGCGGACAGCGGCGAAGAAGACGACCGCGACGAAGACGGCCGCCAAGAAGGCCCCGGCAAAGAAGGCGCCGGCGAAGAAGACCGCGTCCACCCGCCCCAGCGGCGGCGCGCGCAAGGCGCCGGCGAAGAAGGCCCCGGCCGCGAGGGTGACAGGCACCTCCTCGACCACCGCGCGCAAGGCGGCGGCGAAGAAGGCCCCGGCGAAGAAGACCGTCGCGGCCAAGGCGCCCGCCCGCAAGGTGACCGCGCGCAAGTCGCCGGCCCGCCCGGTCGCCGCACGGGCCACCGCCCCCCGGAGTACGCGCAGCGCCGCCCGGAAGGCGACTGGCTGA
- a CDS encoding M48 family metallopeptidase has product MAFRATSRQFTQLAGRPLGTNGSETARTLTAAASLTLVAAVLALAGVGVWLIVAFPFPNLAIVPGVAMVGLAIALRPRFGRLDSELEVLTRDQAPELFGLIDEVAAAIGAPTPDVVGVDGAINAYAGAVGLRRRRVLGLGLPLWGSLPAGGRVALLGHELGHFVNGDPRRGLLTQPAFDMLASAADLFRPVRTTVGAGLVEMLGDALGRAFQWVVSRVLFVAYLLLVAVALRDSQRAEYLADELSARVAGTAAATDLLDATLAAESMALAVRRETRAGHGPDRWRSALAEARAASADRLPLLRQLSVRDEASLFAAHPPTGLRRQMLAGRAWQDPAVVLTPARMERIDAELAREYDRFRRTVAWAG; this is encoded by the coding sequence ATGGCGTTCCGAGCGACCAGTCGGCAATTCACCCAACTGGCCGGGCGACCGCTGGGCACCAACGGATCGGAAACCGCGCGGACGCTCACCGCGGCCGCGTCGCTGACACTTGTCGCCGCGGTGCTCGCACTCGCGGGCGTCGGCGTGTGGTTGATCGTGGCGTTCCCGTTTCCCAACCTGGCGATCGTGCCGGGTGTGGCCATGGTCGGCCTCGCGATCGCGTTGCGGCCCCGATTCGGTCGACTCGACTCGGAACTGGAGGTGCTCACCCGCGACCAGGCGCCGGAGCTGTTCGGCCTGATCGACGAGGTGGCCGCGGCCATCGGGGCGCCGACGCCGGACGTGGTGGGCGTGGATGGTGCCATCAACGCGTACGCCGGTGCGGTCGGGTTGCGACGTCGCAGGGTGCTCGGTCTCGGGCTTCCGCTGTGGGGTTCGCTTCCCGCCGGTGGTCGGGTGGCGCTGCTCGGGCACGAACTCGGTCACTTCGTCAACGGTGACCCGCGCCGGGGCCTGCTCACCCAGCCCGCGTTCGACATGCTCGCCTCGGCCGCCGACCTGTTCCGGCCGGTGCGGACCACCGTCGGCGCGGGGCTGGTGGAGATGCTGGGCGACGCCCTGGGCCGCGCGTTCCAGTGGGTGGTGTCGCGGGTGCTTTTCGTCGCGTACCTGCTGTTGGTGGCGGTGGCGTTGCGGGACAGCCAGCGCGCCGAGTACCTCGCCGACGAACTCTCCGCCCGGGTGGCCGGCACGGCTGCCGCGACCGATCTCCTTGACGCCACGCTCGCGGCCGAGTCGATGGCGCTGGCGGTGCGCCGGGAGACCCGGGCGGGGCACGGCCCGGATCGGTGGCGTTCGGCCTTGGCCGAGGCCCGCGCCGCGAGCGCCGATCGACTGCCGCTGCTGCGCCAACTGTCGGTTCGAGACGAGGCGTCGCTGTTCGCCGCCCACCCACCGACCGGACTGCGCCGCCAGATGCTCGCAGGACGCGCGTGGCAGGACCCGGCGGTGGTGCTCACTCCCGCCCGGATGGAACGGATCGACGCCGAGTTGGCCAGGGAATACGACCGCTTCCGCCGTACCGTCGCCTGGGCGGGCTGA
- a CDS encoding NUDIX hydrolase codes for MAVPDYILGMRKHVGHDLLWLPSVSAVVRNDAGELLLGQRADDGRWSVISGFVEPGEQPATALVREVREETGLDVVPVRMSSAVSHPHTYPNGDRCEYLNLGFLCRLVAGTARVNDDESLAVGWFPLDRLPELDKHALLVIAYALRENQLVGYLEPGATWDDVPD; via the coding sequence ATGGCGGTACCGGACTACATCTTGGGAATGCGCAAGCACGTCGGTCACGACCTGCTTTGGCTGCCGAGCGTCAGCGCGGTGGTCCGCAACGACGCCGGGGAGCTGCTGCTCGGTCAGCGTGCCGACGACGGGCGCTGGTCGGTGATCAGCGGCTTCGTCGAGCCGGGCGAGCAGCCGGCCACCGCGCTGGTTCGCGAGGTGCGGGAGGAGACGGGTCTGGACGTGGTGCCGGTGCGGATGTCCAGCGCCGTCTCGCACCCGCACACCTACCCCAATGGGGACCGTTGCGAGTACCTCAATCTGGGTTTCCTGTGCCGACTGGTGGCCGGCACCGCCCGGGTGAACGACGACGAGTCGCTGGCCGTGGGGTGGTTCCCGTTGGACCGGCTGCCCGAGTTGGACAAGCACGCGCTGCTGGTCATCGCCTACGCGCTGCGGGAGAACCAGTTGGTTGGGTACCTGGAGCCGGGCGCGACGTGGGACGACGTGCCCGACTGA
- a CDS encoding PadR family transcriptional regulator, whose amino-acid sequence MRITIPVAKVLAALLAEPDAQRYGLDLMRLTGLPSGTLYPVLHRLSGAGWLAADWEAIDPVAAGRPARRYYQLTAVGAAQARRALADLRAAIPDGRPSWGGAEPTGAPAW is encoded by the coding sequence ATGCGGATCACCATTCCGGTCGCGAAGGTGCTCGCGGCGCTGCTCGCCGAGCCCGACGCGCAGCGCTACGGGCTGGACCTGATGCGGTTGACCGGCCTGCCCAGCGGCACCCTCTATCCGGTGCTGCACCGGCTGAGCGGGGCCGGCTGGCTGGCCGCCGACTGGGAGGCGATCGACCCGGTTGCGGCCGGGCGGCCGGCCCGCCGCTACTACCAACTCACCGCCGTTGGCGCGGCGCAGGCCCGCAGGGCACTCGCCGACCTGCGGGCCGCGATCCCCGACGGCCGTCCCTCGTGGGGCGGCGCCGAGCCCACCGGGGCACCGGCATGGTGA